Proteins from one Salmo salar chromosome ssa07, Ssal_v3.1, whole genome shotgun sequence genomic window:
- the LOC106609375 gene encoding thioredoxin reductase 1, cytoplasmic isoform X1, producing MSTQEAGLSCGRDMEQTRLSCGQYDYDLLVIGGGSGGLAVSKEAAGFGRRVLVLDLVAPTPEVTKWRLGGSSVNVGSIPRKILHQASLLGKAIQDARKYGWKFEEQGSHGWGEMVDTVQQHVKSVSFELRRELRDSDVTYLNAHGEIQEPHTGQVSMGRGCWTGQNNGSRGRSGQVRIMGVVGLLDRSE from the exons ATGAGCACACAAGAGGCTGGTCTGTCTTGCGGCAGAGACATGGAGCAGACAAGGCTGTCCTGTGGACAGTATGACTATGACCTGCTGGTCATTGGAGGGGGGTCTGGAGGACTGGCTGTGTCCAAG GAAGCTGCTGGCTTTGGGAGGAGGGTGCTGGTCCTTGACTTGGTGGCTCCCACCCCTGAAGTCACTAAATGGC GTCTAGGTGGTTCCAGTGTGAACGTGGGCAGTATTCCCAGGAAGATCCTGCACCAAGCCTCCTTGCTGGGAAAAGCCATTCAGGATGCCCGGAAGTACGGCTGGAAGTTTGAGGAACAGG GGTCCCATGGCTGGGGTGAGATGGTGGACACGGTACAACAACATGTGAAGTCTGTGAGCTTTGAGCTGAGGAGGGAGCTGAGGGACAGTGATGTCACCTACCTGAACGCCCATGGAGAGATACAGGAGCCACACACTGGACAGGTCAGTATGGGGAGGGGCTGCTGGACAGGTCAGAATAATGGGAGTAGAGGGAGGTCTGGACAGGTCAGAATAATGGGAGTAGTGGGGCTTCTGGACAGGTCAGAATAA